The following are encoded together in the Pseudomonas xantholysinigenes genome:
- the purU gene encoding formyltetrahydrofolate deformylase: MSRAPDTWILTADCPSMLGTVDVVTRHLYEQRCYVTEHHSFDDRLSGRFFIRVEFRAPDGFDEDAFRTGLAERSEAFGMAFELTAPNHRPKVVIMVSKADHCLNDLLYRQRIGQLAMDVVAVVSNHPDLEPLAHWHKIPYYHFALDPNDKPGQERKVLQVIEQSGAELVILARYMQVLSPELCRRLDGWAINIHHSLLPGFKGAKPYHQAYNKGVKMVGATAHYINNDLDEGPIIAQGVEVVDHAHYPEDLIAKGRDIECLTLARAVGYHIERRVFLNANRTVVL; encoded by the coding sequence CTCGGCACGGTCGATGTGGTGACGCGGCACCTCTACGAGCAGCGCTGCTACGTCACCGAGCACCATTCCTTCGATGACCGGTTGTCGGGACGGTTCTTCATTCGCGTGGAGTTTCGTGCCCCGGACGGCTTCGATGAAGACGCCTTCCGCACAGGCCTGGCCGAGCGCAGCGAAGCCTTCGGCATGGCTTTCGAGCTGACCGCGCCCAACCACCGCCCCAAGGTGGTGATCATGGTGTCCAAGGCCGACCACTGCCTGAACGACCTGCTGTACCGCCAGCGCATCGGCCAGCTGGCCATGGACGTGGTCGCGGTGGTGTCCAACCATCCTGACCTAGAGCCTCTGGCGCACTGGCACAAGATTCCCTACTACCACTTCGCCCTCGACCCCAACGACAAGCCAGGGCAAGAGCGCAAGGTGTTGCAGGTGATCGAGCAGAGCGGTGCCGAGCTGGTGATTCTTGCCCGCTACATGCAGGTGCTGTCGCCGGAGCTGTGCCGACGGCTGGACGGCTGGGCGATCAACATCCACCACTCGCTGCTGCCGGGGTTCAAGGGCGCCAAGCCGTATCACCAGGCCTACAACAAGGGCGTGAAGATGGTTGGCGCCACGGCGCACTACATCAACAACGACCTGGATGAAGGGCCGATCATCGCCCAGGGCGTGGAGGTGGTGGACCACGCCCACTACCCCGAGGACCTGATCGCCAAGGGGCGTGATATCGAGTGCCTGACCCTGGCGCGGGCGGTGGGGTATCACATCGAGCGGCGGGTGTTTCTTAACGCCAATCGCACAGTAGTTCTCTAG